Genomic window (Apis cerana isolate GH-2021 linkage group LG1, AcerK_1.0, whole genome shotgun sequence):
atttttgtttgactCTTTAACCAACAAAGATTAATTAACCTATCAACAAAGAATATCTATCTTAATCACAAAATCAAAACAACTTCTTAAAAAATCCGTCAATTTCTCGCACTTTCTATCGCCAACCAATCGTTCTTCACGAGATCGGCCCCTTTCTCCCCTATCATAATTACCGGCGCATTCGTATTTCCGCTGGAAATAGTGGGCATGATCGACGCATCGATCACTCTCAATCCTCTAACACCGTATACTCTCAATCTAGGATCGACGACCGCGGTAGGATCACTCGAAGGGCCCATTTTTGCCGTTCCAACTGGATGATAAATCGTCATAGAGATATGCCGAATATGGCATTCCCAATACGCGTCCGAGGCAAACTTCAAATGCTTACACCCAGGCACTTTAATTCCGTGAACTCTGGATCCGAATTGTTTGAACACTTTAGCCTCATTGATTCTCATTGCGATTTTGGCACCTTCGACCAAAGTGGCGATATCTATCGGATCGGAGAAGTAATTAGCATTGATTAACGGACTGTGAAACGGGTTAGAGCTACGTAACCTGACTGTGCCTCTCGATTTAGGCCTCAACAGAAGAGGCATAATAGTCCACGCGTCCTTGTTTGATATAGGTTTGAACACAGTATCGTAAACTTCATCGATTATGCCTAGAACCTTTCTAACTTGAACACCAGCGTCCGAACTAATGGATGCCGGCGCCATATGCAATTGTATGTCCGGATAATCGATGGATCGATTCGCATATTTCGTATTGACGAAAGCATAACCCTCAACGCCACCTAGAGTGGTCATCGGTCCTCTGCCATTGGCCACGTAATGCATAGTTATGGCAGCTGCTTGAAATCTATCTTGGACGATTGCTACAGGTTTATCTATGAGAAACGTAAGACCGCCCATACCTATGTGATCTTGCAAATTATCGCCCACTCGAAGATCCTTGATCACTGGTATTCCTATATGACGCAGGTGCTCTTTGGGTCCTATTCCGGATAACATCAAGATTTGCGCGCTGTTGATCGCCCCTGCCGATAAGATTACTTCCTTCTTTGCCCGCACTATTTGTCTGCGTCCGTCCCTCACGAATTCGACACCAGTTGCTCTCATCGCTATAGGATCTATGAGTATTCTAGTCACGTGACAATTCATGGCAGTGTGAATGTTCCTGCGCAGTCTGATCGGTCTTAGAAAAGCTTTAGCAGTGGAACACCTGCTACCTCTGCGAATAGTACCTTGGGCTATCATGAATCCTGTCTGCCGTTCTCCGTTTATATCTCTATTCTCGTATCCTATTTCCGTTCCCGCTTGAACGAACGCCACTACTAAAGGAGTCTTCCACGGTGATTCTTGCACGGTCAAATAACCACCTGTCGAGTGATATGGACTTTTTTGCAGGTATGGATTCCTATTATCTTccgattttttgaaatagtaGAGCGCCTGGTCGTATCCCCACCCAGGATTACCCATCGATTCCCAGTGATCATAATCATGTCTGTTTCCTCTTACGTAGAGCATGTAATTCAGCACACTAGAGCCACCTAGTACTTTGCCTCGAGGCCAGTTGCAACGGCTATCTTTCATAGCCAAACAAGCCCTGCCTGTGGGTTCCGTTTTGTATTTCCAATCGATTTTCGTCAGTTGGAGATATGCTGCCAAAGAAGGCACGTCCGTCACTTCGTTCTCGTCCGGGCCAGCCTCGAGCAAAAGAATGTTCCATTTTGGTATTTCTGACAATCTGTTGGCTACAACGGCCCCGGCTGATCCACCACCCACCACGATAAAGTCGTATTCCGGATAAAGAGGGTATCTGTCGATTGGTCGGCTTTCTGGATCCAGTTGATCGTATCGATAATAAGATAGGCCTGCTATCAATAGTGGAATTAACCACAGGCTCGTGCCCATGAGACTCAAGGCTCCTTTCAAAGCCGATGCAACTACGATCGCGCTGAGAACCATTCTTCATCAATTGGCaggtttttgaaaaatatttttgattttggtTGTATGTCATCACGCAGCCTCccgattttatcgaatatctgGTGGTCGGATGCCGATCTTCTGAATACGATGTACTTTGAACGATACGTGGAGTTTTATGTTCTTCATCGCGCTTTTGATGATTCTCGTAATTTATTCATGGGGATATTGCGTTATTTCTGTAAGTAGATAAAATTGGATTTAATTGACAAATTTTGACGAagaattttttggaattttaaaattaatagaaattgagaattagcagaaagtttaaaataagatttaagataagatgattttttttgacagtaaaattattaatatgataattcgaaacttattaaaggaaaattgagaattttacAGTAAAAGAAAGGTAGATGAATTATCttgtatgtaatttataaaaataatcacacatgagatttattatagattttgaaacttgaaatatcataaaatattttttattaataaagtaaatacatcaaatcaataaattacgtTCATTTACTAATTTCTTCGATTATCTGATAAAATAGTTGgcaatatatcaatatcatattaatcagAGCACCAATTAAGAATGATTGTTATCATGAAAAAAGTACTAAACAGGTAAACGATCTCTATTCAATCTCTGACTTTCGAATGCTGGGTGTTTAGCGTTTTCTCATTGAGCAAGAGAAAGCAAATAGGTGGTAATCAACGCGCTAGATCGCATTtggatacaatatattaatcctatcggaaggaaggaagaaaagttgaaaaaaacattgaattcTAATTGGGCtttcaagaaaagaatatCAGATTGATTTAATGGATATtgcttttttatctaaattaattctcaaaaaagttatttttatttttttagcaatatat
Coding sequences:
- the LOC107994731 gene encoding glucose dehydrogenase [FAD, quinone] isoform X1, which translates into the protein MVLSAIVVASALKGALSLMGTSLWLIPLLIAGLSYYRYDQLDPESRPIDRYPLYPEYDFIVVGGGSAGAVVANRLSEIPKWNILLLEAGPDENEVTDVPSLAAYLQLTKIDWKYKTEPTGRACLAMKDSRCNWPRGKVLGGSSVLNYMLYVRGNRHDYDHWESMGNPGWGYDQALYYFKKSEDNRNPYLQKSPYHSTGGYLTVQESPWKTPLVVAFVQAGTEIGYENRDINGERQTGFMIAQGTIRRGSRCSTAKAFLRPIRLRRNIHTAMNCHVTRILIDPIAMRATGVEFVRDGRRQIVRAKKEVILSAGAINSAQILMLSGIGPKEHLRHIGIPVIKDLRVGDNLQDHIGMGGLTFLIDKPVAIVQDRFQAAAITMHYVANGRGPMTTLGGVEGYAFVNTKYANRSIDYPDIQLHMAPASISSDAGVQVRKVLGIIDEVYDTVFKPISNKDAWTIMPLLLRPKSRGTVRLRSSNPFHSPLINANYFSDPIDIATLVEGAKIAMRINEAKVFKQFGSRVHGIKVPGCKHLKFASDAYWECHIRHISMTIYHPVGTAKMGPSSDPTAVVDPRLRVYGVRGLRVIDASIMPTISSGNTNAPVIMIGEKGADLVKNDWLAIESARN
- the LOC107994731 gene encoding glucose dehydrogenase [FAD, quinone] isoform X2; translated protein: MVLSAIVVASALKGALSLMGTSLWLIPLLIAGLSYYRYDQLDPESRPIDRYPLYPEYDFIVVGGGSAGAVVANRLSEIPKWNILLLEAGPDENEVTDVPSLAAYLQLTKIDWKYKTEPTGRACLAMKDSRCNWPRGKVLGGSSVLNYMLYVRGNRHDYDHWESMGNPGWGYDQALYYFKKSEDNRNPYLQKSPYHSTGGYLTVQESPWKTPLVVAFVQAGTEIGYENRDINGERQTGFMIAQGTIRRGSRCSTAKAFLRPIRLRRNIHTAMNCHVTRILIDPIAMRATGVEFVRDGRRQIVRAKKEVILSAGAINSAQILMLSGIGPKEHLRHIGIPVIKDLRVGDNLQDHIGMGGLTFLIDKPVAIVQDRFQAAAITMHYVANGRGPMTTLGGVEGYAFVNTKYANRSIDYPDIQLHMAPASISSDAGVQVRKVLGIIDEVYDTVFKPISNKDAWTIMPLLLRPKSRGTVRLRSSNPFHSPLINANYFSDPIDIATLVEGAKIAMRINEAKVFKQFGSRVHGIKVPGCKHLKFASDAYWECHIRHISMTIYHPVGTAKMGPSSDPTAVVDPRLRVYGVRGLRVIDASIMPTISSGNTNAPVKMYQSCAIVCCITY
- the LOC107994731 gene encoding glucose dehydrogenase [FAD, quinone] isoform X3; the encoded protein is MVLSAIVVASALKGALSLMGTSLWLIPLLIAGLSYYRYDQLDPESRPIDRYPLYPEYDFIVVGGGSAGAVVANRLSEIPKWNILLLEAGPDENEVTDVPSLAAYLQLTKIDWKYKTEPTGRACLAMKDSRCNWPRGKVLGGSSVLNYMLYVRGNRHDYDHWESMGNPGWGYDQALYYFKKSEDNRNPYLQKSPYHSTGGYLTVQESPWKTPLVVAFVQAGTEIGYENRDINGERQTGFMIAQGTIRRGSRCSTAKAFLRPIRLRRNIHTAMNCHVTRILIDPIAMRATGVEFVRDGRRQIVRAKKEVILSAGAINSAQILMLSGIGPKEHLRHIGIPVIKDLRVGDNLQDHIGMGGLTFLIDKPVAIVQDRFQAAAITMHYVANGRGPMTTLGGVEGYAFVNTKYANRSIDYPDIQLHMAPASISSDAGVQVRKVLGIIDEVYDTVFKPISNKDAWTIMPLLLRPKSRGTVRYRHFGRRCQNRNENQ